One genomic segment of Candidatus Eremiobacterota bacterium includes these proteins:
- a CDS encoding transposase — protein sequence MTAKIRDYEKQIEILAKDTYPVTGLLCQVNGVGALTGLAYVLTIGDPYRFKKSRILGSYFDLRPRRDDSGERKTQMRIAKAGNSYMRRLLVSSANYILGPFGKDCDLRRWGLHMVQRGGKAAKKRAIIAVARKLSVLLHRLWVTGEVYEPFRQKAQGKGE from the coding sequence ATGACCGCAAAGATCAGAGACTATGAAAAGCAGATTGAGATTTTGGCAAAAGATACCTATCCCGTTACCGGGCTGCTCTGCCAGGTGAATGGTGTAGGAGCGCTGACTGGCCTGGCCTATGTCCTTACCATAGGTGATCCATATCGTTTCAAGAAAAGCAGAATTCTTGGATCATACTTCGATCTGCGTCCCAGGCGTGATGATTCAGGAGAGAGAAAAACTCAGATGCGCATCGCCAAGGCAGGGAACAGCTATATGAGACGCTTGCTGGTAAGCAGCGCGAATTACATCCTTGGCCCTTTTGGAAAAGATTGCGATCTGAGGCGCTGGGGATTACACATGGTCCAGCGTGGAGGAAAGGCAGCGAAAAAACGGGCGATCATAGCGGTGGCACGTAAGCTCTCGGTGCTCCTGCACCGCCTGTGGGTGACAGGGGAGGTCTATGAGCCTTTCAGACAAAAGGCACAAGGGAAGGGAGAATAG
- a CDS encoding STAS domain-containing protein, with translation MADQESVNGEMMLVTREQDRVIILEIRGDVDIHHVKSLGRELEKILCAGKHILFNLSRTYYLDSIGLSLLIAFQKKLRKAGKFFDYALLEAI, from the coding sequence ATGGCGGACCAGGAATCAGTAAATGGAGAAATGATGCTTGTCACAAGAGAGCAAGACAGGGTAATCATACTGGAAATCCGGGGTGATGTGGATATACATCATGTAAAATCTCTGGGCAGGGAGCTTGAAAAAATATTATGCGCGGGAAAACATATTCTCTTTAATTTATCCAGGACTTATTATTTGGATAGTATAGGTCTTTCTCTGCTTATTGCTTTTCAGAAAAAGCTGAGGAAAGCAGGTAAATTCTTTGACTATGCTCTCCTCGAAGCCATATGA
- a CDS encoding sigma-70 family RNA polymerase sigma factor, producing the protein MALVFNTDSEGDIMATDDTLVTLAQKMEGQAFYELVKRYQKKIYHIAMGITRNHHNAEEVSQETFLSVYRKIGGLKNVSSFNTWIHRITTNFGLMNLRNIDNSAKISFDEPLQLNNEQVKREVVDWRMNPALLYEKKEFWRLVGRLIELLPAIYKTAFIIRVINGFSNQQAADALGISLPAVKSRTLRARSLLRKGLNLQWKFQPDNCQNHVNSHN; encoded by the coding sequence ATGGCATTAGTATTTAATACCGACAGTGAGGGTGATATCATGGCGACTGATGATACTCTTGTTACCCTTGCACAGAAAATGGAGGGACAAGCATTCTACGAGCTGGTGAAGCGTTACCAGAAAAAGATATATCATATTGCAATGGGCATTACCAGAAATCACCACAATGCAGAGGAGGTCTCCCAGGAAACCTTTTTAAGTGTATATAGAAAGATAGGCGGGCTAAAGAATGTATCCAGCTTCAATACCTGGATACACAGGATTACCACGAATTTTGGCCTGATGAATTTAAGAAATATAGACAACTCGGCAAAGATATCCTTTGATGAGCCATTACAGCTTAACAATGAGCAGGTGAAAAGAGAAGTTGTTGATTGGAGAATGAATCCGGCGCTATTATACGAAAAAAAGGAATTCTGGAGATTAGTTGGCAGGTTAATAGAATTACTGCCCGCAATTTATAAGACTGCGTTTATCATTAGAGTTATTAACGGCTTTTCCAATCAACAGGCGGCAGATGCCCTGGGAATTTCCCTTCCGGCAGTAAAGTCCAGGACTCTAAGAGCAAGATCTTTACTTCGTAAAGGTTTAAATTTACAATGGAAGTTCCAGCCTGATAATTGCCAGAATCACGTTAATAGCCACAATTAG
- a CDS encoding rubredoxin — protein MQKYVCDVCGYIYDPAAGDPDAGIPPGTPFEKLPDEWVCPVCGVGKSEFSPTE, from the coding sequence ATGCAAAAATATGTATGCGATGTATGCGGCTATATTTATGATCCTGCCGCTGGTGATCCCGATGCGGGTATTCCCCCCGGCACCCCTTTTGAGAAACTGCCTGATGAGTGGGTATGTCCCGTATGCGGCGTTGGCAAGTCGGAATTCTCTCCAACGGAGTGA
- a CDS encoding nuclear transport factor 2 family protein codes for MSKRTGLSLSVVFVCILIGFSPVRGAEIIGRGTQIRGSAGSNARLEGKSFTLPMQLSIFSASSSGKGFWIRDASSGSVVKSFWRAEDAKGVIIPAGTYQVFPNLQEGQLRAEVTVVFRYGGPSPAPSPSAGPGKAPYSVTFRKNQKVPPGIQQLFEQYGKAYVTGDAGIVREIFSPDAAVEIIDTKNKVTRKNYLQYMNSFDYAFRTYVYTSAEFYDMEVAPGGTAARIETMMRQIFSTGRVYNSQCSFLLKNEGGTWKISEARFKVLPEGR; via the coding sequence ATGAGCAAGCGGACAGGCCTGTCTCTCTCAGTAGTTTTTGTGTGTATCCTCATTGGTTTCAGTCCGGTCAGGGGAGCTGAAATCATTGGCAGGGGAACACAGATCCGGGGCAGCGCGGGCAGCAATGCCCGTCTTGAAGGTAAAAGCTTTACCCTTCCCATGCAGTTGAGCATATTTTCTGCATCCTCCAGCGGGAAAGGTTTCTGGATAAGGGACGCTTCCAGCGGGTCGGTGGTGAAGAGCTTCTGGAGGGCGGAAGACGCAAAGGGAGTAATCATACCCGCGGGAACCTATCAAGTGTTTCCGAATCTGCAGGAGGGGCAGTTAAGAGCCGAAGTCACCGTGGTCTTCAGGTACGGCGGCCCATCTCCCGCACCATCTCCCTCAGCCGGGCCCGGCAAAGCCCCCTATTCGGTAACTTTCAGGAAGAATCAGAAGGTTCCCCCGGGCATTCAGCAGCTCTTTGAGCAGTACGGCAAAGCCTATGTGACCGGCGATGCAGGTATTGTCAGGGAGATTTTTTCTCCCGATGCGGCAGTAGAGATTATTGATACAAAAAACAAGGTGACCAGAAAAAATTATCTGCAGTATATGAACAGCTTTGACTATGCTTTCAGAACCTATGTCTATACCTCTGCCGAGTTTTATGACATGGAGGTGGCCCCTGGAGGTACTGCGGCCCGTATCGAAACGATGATGAGGCAGATATTCTCCACGGGCCGGGTTTATAACAGCCAATGCAGTTTTCTGCTGAAAAACGAGGGAGGAACATGGAAAATTTCCGAGGCCCGCTTTAAGGTGCTCCCGGAGGGAAGGTAG